Proteins found in one Nocardia brasiliensis ATCC 700358 genomic segment:
- a CDS encoding SDR family oxidoreductase, with the protein MSERNNGTATDLVGKSALVTGASRGIGKAVAAELLSRGANVLISARKKDPLEEAAAELRALGHQGEVVALAGNSGHAEDRAASIDRMMAEFGSVDILINNTGINPVFGSLMEADLDAVRKIFDVNVVAALGFVQLAYKAWMGAHGGAVVNVASVAGLRSSGVIAAYGASKAALIRLTDELAWQLGPKIRVNAVAPGVIKTKFADALYSADEERAASVYPLKRLGTPEDVARLIGFLVSDEAAWITGETVRVDGGLLSTGGL; encoded by the coding sequence ATGAGTGAGCGAAACAACGGCACCGCGACCGATCTAGTGGGCAAGAGCGCTTTGGTCACCGGGGCCAGCCGGGGCATCGGCAAGGCGGTGGCGGCGGAGCTGCTCAGCCGGGGCGCGAACGTGTTGATCAGCGCCCGCAAAAAAGATCCGCTGGAAGAGGCCGCCGCGGAGCTGCGCGCGCTCGGCCATCAGGGCGAGGTCGTGGCGCTGGCCGGGAACTCCGGTCACGCCGAGGATCGTGCCGCCTCGATCGACCGGATGATGGCCGAGTTCGGGTCGGTGGACATCCTGATCAACAACACCGGCATCAATCCCGTGTTCGGCTCGCTGATGGAGGCCGATCTCGACGCGGTCCGCAAGATCTTCGACGTGAACGTCGTCGCCGCGCTCGGCTTCGTGCAGCTGGCATACAAGGCGTGGATGGGCGCGCACGGCGGTGCGGTGGTGAACGTGGCCAGCGTCGCGGGCCTGCGCTCCTCCGGGGTGATCGCCGCGTACGGCGCGTCCAAGGCCGCGCTCATCCGGCTCACCGACGAACTGGCCTGGCAGCTCGGCCCGAAGATCCGGGTGAACGCCGTCGCGCCCGGCGTGATCAAGACGAAGTTCGCCGACGCGCTGTACTCCGCCGACGAAGAACGCGCGGCGAGCGTCTATCCGCTGAAACGCCTCGGCACCCCCGAAGACGTCGCCCGCCTGATCGGCTTCCTGGTCTCCGACGAAGCCGCCTGGATCACCGGCGAAACCGTCCGCGTAGACGGCGGCCTACTCTCCACCGGCGGCCTCTGA
- a CDS encoding lycopene cyclase family protein, producing the protein MAHRCLVRGLTVTVVDPAPERGWHATYAAWADELPDWLAADAVAATVAQPKAWGTRGHRIDRPYTVLDTARLRDSLDVTGARIIADRAVECGPGAAVLASGTVLRGCRVIDARGIGRSPALAEQTAYGLMLDRDRCPDIEPMFMDWRPDNGASADAPRSFLYAVPLGGDTMLLEETCLVGRPALDGRELRDRLLHRLRSRGIEVTGDERVERVRFPVEGGRPGRNTFGAAGGFAHPATGYSVAAALAAADTVALGAAAWPVSARAVYRLRAAGLRALLHLPTTDLPVFFDAFFTLPPAAQRAYLSGRTDLNGTVRAMLGLFGTLPRPVRRRVAAATLGTPIRSRIRIPSAIMEE; encoded by the coding sequence TTGGCGCATCGATGTCTGGTCCGCGGTTTGACGGTGACCGTGGTGGACCCCGCGCCCGAACGGGGCTGGCACGCCACCTATGCGGCGTGGGCCGACGAACTGCCGGACTGGCTCGCGGCGGACGCGGTGGCCGCGACAGTCGCGCAGCCGAAGGCCTGGGGTACCCGCGGGCACCGGATCGATCGGCCCTACACCGTGCTCGACACGGCACGGCTACGAGATTCGCTGGACGTGACAGGGGCGCGGATCATCGCCGATCGCGCGGTCGAATGCGGGCCCGGCGCCGCGGTGCTGGCCTCCGGCACCGTGCTGCGCGGTTGCCGGGTCATCGATGCCCGCGGTATCGGCCGCTCCCCCGCTCTGGCCGAGCAGACGGCATACGGGCTGATGCTCGACCGGGACCGCTGCCCCGACATCGAGCCGATGTTCATGGACTGGCGGCCGGACAACGGCGCGTCCGCCGACGCGCCGCGCTCGTTTCTCTATGCGGTCCCGCTCGGCGGCGACACGATGCTGCTCGAGGAGACCTGCCTGGTCGGCCGGCCCGCCCTCGACGGCCGCGAGCTGCGCGACCGGCTGCTGCACCGATTGCGTTCGCGCGGAATCGAAGTCACCGGCGACGAACGGGTCGAGCGAGTCCGCTTCCCGGTCGAAGGCGGCAGGCCGGGGCGTAACACCTTCGGCGCGGCGGGCGGTTTCGCGCATCCGGCGACCGGCTACAGCGTCGCCGCCGCACTCGCCGCCGCCGACACCGTCGCGCTCGGTGCTGCGGCATGGCCGGTTTCGGCGCGCGCGGTGTACCGCCTGCGCGCCGCCGGATTGCGGGCACTGCTCCACTTACCCACAACCGACCTCCCGGTTTTTTTCGACGCGTTTTTCACGCTGCCGCCGGCCGCGCAGCGCGCCTACCTGTCGGGCCGTACCGACTTGAATGGCACCGTCAGAGCCATGCTCGGCCTGTTCGGCACCTTGCCGCGCCCGGTCCGTCGGCGCGTCGCCGCCGCGACACTCGGGACGCCCATTCGCTCGCGTATTCGAATACCGTCCGCCATCATGGAGGAATGA
- a CDS encoding Ku protein, which translates to MRSIWKGSIAFGLVNVPVKVYTATEDHDIRFHQVHAKDGGRIKYDRVCTVCGKSVQYADIDKAYESPDGDKVILTDEDFAKLPAAEKHEIPVLQFVPSEQIDPILYEKSYYLEPDSSTPKAYVLLATTLERIDRTALVHFTLRQKTRLAALRVHEGVLVLQTLLWPDEVREVEFESLDGVAEPKPQEIKMAETLVETMSDDFDPDQFTDEYQIELKRLLDEAIASGTGKVPEQPESAPAEMDAEVVDLVAALQRSLEASGRRSTAEDNGKDAPAKKTAKKAAAKKTPAKKAAKKTADKPAKKTAARKGA; encoded by the coding sequence GTGAGGTCGATCTGGAAAGGCTCGATCGCATTCGGGCTGGTGAACGTCCCGGTCAAGGTGTACACCGCCACCGAGGACCACGATATCCGCTTCCACCAGGTGCACGCCAAGGACGGCGGCCGGATCAAATACGACCGGGTCTGCACCGTCTGCGGTAAATCCGTGCAGTACGCCGACATCGACAAGGCCTACGAATCCCCTGACGGCGACAAGGTCATCCTGACCGACGAGGATTTCGCCAAACTGCCCGCCGCCGAGAAGCACGAGATCCCGGTGTTGCAGTTCGTGCCGTCCGAGCAGATCGATCCGATCCTGTACGAGAAGAGCTACTACCTCGAGCCCGACTCGAGCACGCCCAAGGCCTACGTGCTGCTGGCCACCACGCTGGAACGGATCGACCGCACGGCGCTGGTGCATTTCACGCTGCGCCAGAAGACCAGGCTCGCCGCGCTGCGCGTGCACGAGGGCGTGCTGGTGCTGCAGACCCTGCTGTGGCCCGACGAGGTCCGCGAGGTCGAATTCGAATCCCTCGACGGCGTCGCCGAACCGAAGCCGCAAGAGATCAAGATGGCCGAGACGCTGGTCGAGACCATGTCCGACGATTTCGATCCGGACCAGTTCACCGACGAGTACCAGATCGAGCTGAAGCGGCTGCTGGACGAGGCGATCGCCAGCGGCACCGGTAAGGTGCCCGAGCAGCCCGAGTCCGCGCCCGCGGAGATGGACGCCGAGGTGGTCGATCTGGTCGCGGCCCTGCAGCGCAGCCTGGAAGCCAGCGGGCGGCGCAGCACCGCCGAGGACAACGGCAAGGATGCGCCCGCGAAGAAGACCGCCAAGAAAGCCGCCGCGAAGAAAACTCCGGCCAAGAAAGCCGCGAAGAAGACCGCAGACAAGCCCGCGAAGAAGACCGCCGCCCGCAAGGGTGCGTGA
- a CDS encoding GNAT family N-acetyltransferase, with amino-acid sequence MDSAVVIVPMGLGHLRQVLDLGHEVFDITTKPYTSWSLTSVAEHLDSPDNACWVALDSDRVVGFVLGSMEFENRDDWAYLEWIAVAPDMQGHGIARRLVDVCSEALFARGARRIVTDVEDRNAASTALMTRSGFTPAATVTLFVRPNPDDPDPDSQLDAAAIAPGTKRALIRRGRLAGDNHRAAR; translated from the coding sequence ATGGATTCTGCCGTAGTGATCGTCCCGATGGGTCTCGGCCACCTGCGCCAGGTCCTCGATCTCGGTCACGAAGTCTTCGACATCACCACCAAGCCGTACACCTCGTGGTCGCTCACCTCGGTCGCCGAGCACCTCGACAGCCCCGACAACGCCTGCTGGGTCGCCCTCGATTCCGACCGTGTGGTCGGTTTCGTGCTCGGGTCGATGGAGTTCGAGAACCGCGACGACTGGGCCTACCTGGAATGGATCGCCGTCGCACCGGACATGCAGGGGCACGGCATCGCCCGGCGCCTGGTCGACGTCTGTTCCGAGGCGTTGTTCGCCCGCGGCGCGCGGCGCATCGTCACCGACGTCGAAGACCGCAACGCGGCCTCCACCGCCCTGATGACCCGCAGCGGCTTCACCCCCGCCGCCACGGTCACCCTGTTCGTCCGCCCGAATCCCGATGACCCCGACCCGGATTCGCAACTCGACGCGGCCGCCATCGCCCCCGGCACCAAGCGCGCGCTGATCCGCCGCGGCCGCCTGGCCGGCGACAACCACCGCGCCGCCCGCTAG